From Arachis stenosperma cultivar V10309 chromosome 2, arast.V10309.gnm1.PFL2, whole genome shotgun sequence, one genomic window encodes:
- the LOC130961149 gene encoding putative disease resistance protein At3g14460 translates to MAAELVGGAVLSSIFNVVFDRMSSPEVANWIKGKKLTQKLLERLKTTLYSFQAFLIDAEQKQIKERAVKDWLGSLKDAMYVADDLLDEVFTKAATQKDPGTFFSRYLNLQDREIANRMEEIIERMESIVKQKDTLGLREIPKENMSWRITTSLVERSSIYGREKDKEAIVKLLLDGDDTGDGDISVIPIVGMGGIGKTTLAQLVYNDEKMKENFDFRGWVCVSEEFDVIKVTKTIIEAITSSSCNLKDLNLLQHDLKERLSRQKFFVVLDDAWNEDYEDWNRLLKPFQNGVKGSKILITTRSKKVASVVQTVSPRELSLLSDEDCWLVFSKHARLSTDSMENSTLRKVGKDIVRKCDGLPLAAQALGGLLRGNSDVEYWNHILKSEVWKFSNDKIKVVPALRISYYFLPSCLKECFVYCSLYPKDYEFDKDELILLWMAQNFLQPVGKNTLEEVGDEYFDELVARSFLQPHSTKKNKFVMHDLVHDLAMMFAGEFYFRAEGLENAVEVDVKTRHLSHNAKGNYPISKLLGVCDRIKHTRTFLAINLNEWIPFNMENAPCILLSHLKYLRALSFKSFPLESVPDSIGELIHLRYLDLSETAIVTLPESLGNLYNLQTLKLYRCRNLKLLPVGMKDLVNLRHLDIRWTQLHEMPKGMSKLKNLQFLSDYVVGKREENKITELGALADLHRSISIGKLENMVNSSEALEARMSNKDGIDSITLTWSSNEEEDTVDSQMERDILDKLRPHTNLKGLYIFGYRGTTFPDWLGHSSYRNITTITLFGCRNCCMLPSLGQLPSLKHLEISKFESVGIVGAEFYFYENDKSCVETPPFQKLETLLFNSMPCWKEWRSMELNAFPRLRELMIRKCPSLRGDLPIHLSSLQSLKIEKCDELSCCVPRALAITRLSISGKHLVGSVVEAITNTQLICLTSLRISDCSSHILFPVSAIPPSLQQLMIRRCRKLEFQMDGQHHPLQKLSIENSCDSVTSFSLLDSFPNLVSVEIEKCEKMESIVVSRSLSSLRFLIINNCGSMKSVSTIWMAAPQLERLSLVGCPEIDLCAPGVPHRSLRSLFISCCEKLVSTAAFMNSQFQGLIHLWIDGECECVKCLPKEGWLPASLESLTLYGIQSVETLECKGLAHLTSLQHLTIDGCPKLENMEGEMLPASLIKLSVYESPLLGNRCEKKDPQLWPKISHIRAIKVDSRWIW, encoded by the coding sequence ATGGCTGCAGAACTTGTAGGTGGAGCTgttctgtcttccatttttaaTGTTGTTTTTGACAGGATGTCCTCGCCTGAAGTTGCCAACTGGATTAAAGGGAAGAAGCTTACCCAGAAGCTGCTTGAAAGGTTGAAGACTACTCTTTATTCTTTTCAAGCCTTTCTCATTGATGCTGAGCAGAAGCAGATCAAGGAGAGAGCTGTCAAGGACTGGCTCGGTAGTCTCAAAGATGCTATGTATGTTGCTGATGACTTGCTGGATGAAGTCTTCACCAAAGCCGCCACTCAGAAGGATCCAGGTACCTTCTTCTCTCGTTATCTCAATTTGCAAGATAGGGAGATAGCAAACAGGATGGAAGAAATAATTGAGAGGATGGAGTCTATTGTGAAGCAAAAAGACACTCTTGGTCTTAGAGAGATTCCTAAGGAGAACATGTCATGGAGGATCACAACATCTCTAGTTGAAAGATCCAGTATATATGGCAGGGAAAAAGACAAGGAGGCCATAGTGAAGTTGTTGTTGGATGGTGATGACACTGGAGATGGTGATATATCTGTGATTCCCATTGTAGGCATGGGCGGAATAGGAAAGACTACTTTGGCCCAATTGGTTTACAATGACGAAAAGATGAAGGAGAATTTTGATTTTCGAGGTTGGGTTTGTGTGTCTGAAGAGTTTGATGTTATTAAGGTTACCAAGACTATAATTGAGGCAATAACTTCGAGTTCCTGTAACTTGAAAGATTTGAATTTACTTCAACATGATTTAAAGGAAAGATTGTCAAGACAAAAATTCTTTGTTGTCTTAGACGACGCATGGAATGAGGATTATGAAGACTGGAATAGGCTTCTAAAACCTTTTCAGAATGGGGTTAAGGGGAGTAAAATTCTCATAACCACAAGAAGCAAAAAAGTGGCTTCTGTGGTGCAAACTGTTTCACCTCGTGAACTAAGTTTATTGTCTGACGAAGATTGTTGGTTAGTGTTTTCAAAACATGCACGTCTTTCAACCGACTCAATGGAAAATTCAACTCTGAGAAAAGTCGGCAAAGATATTGTAAGGAAGTGTGATGGATTGCCCTTGGCAGCTCAAGCCCTCGGAGGCTTATTGCGTGGAAATTCTGATGTTGAGTATTGGAATCATATATTGAAGAGTGAGGTATGGAAATTCTCCAATGACAAGATAAAAGTTGTTCCGGCTTTAAGAATAAGTTATTACTTTCTTCCTTCATGTTTGAAAGAGTGCTTTGTTTATTGCTCGTTGTATCCAAAAGATTATGAATTTGATAAAGATGAGCTCATCTTGTTATGGATGGCTCAGAATTTTTTACAACCAGTTGGGAAAAACACTTTAGAAGAAGTTGGTGATGAATATTTTGATGAATTGGTTGCGAGATCATTTTTGCAACCTCATAGtactaagaaaaataaatttgtgaTGCATGATCTCGTGCATGATTTGGCAATGATGTTTGCTGGAGAATTCTATTTTAGGGCGGAAGGGCTTGAGAATGCAGTTGAGGTTGATGTTAAAACTCGTCATTTGTCCCATAATGCTAAGGGCAATTATCCAATCTCAAAACTTTTGGGAGTTTGTGACAGAATAAAACATACAAGGACATTTCTTGCAATCAATTTGAACGAGTGGATCCCATTTAACATGGAAAACGCACCTTGTATCTTGTTGTCGCATTTGAAGTACTTGAGAGCCTTGTCGTTCAAAAGCTTTCCTCTAGAGTCAGTACCTGATTCAATTGGTGAGTTGATTCATTTGCGTTACTTGGATCTGTCCGAGACCGCCATTGTGACATTGCCGGAGTCATTGGGTAACCTGTACAATTTGCAGACCTTGAAGTTGTATCGGTGTAGAAATCTGAAATTGCTACCAGTTGGCATGAAAGACCTTGTAAATTTGCGCCATCTTGATATTAGATGGACTCAGTTGCATGAGATGCCAAAAGGCATGAGCAAGTTGAAAAATTTGCAGTTTTTAAGCGACTATGTTGTTGGGAAGCGTGAAGAGAACAAGATCACAGAATTGGGAGCACTAGCGGATCTACACAGATCAATTTCCATTGGCAAATTGGAGAATATGGTGAACAGCAGTGAAGCTTTGGAGGCAAGAATGTCCAATAAGGATGGCATTGATTCTATAACGTTAACTTGGTCTTCGAATGAAGAAGAGGATACAGTTGATTCCCAAATGGAAAGAGATATACTTGACAAGTTACGACCTCACACTAATTTGAAAGGGTTATATATCTTTGGTTACAGGGGTACAACATTTCCAGATTGGTTGGGACATTCTTCCTACCGCAACATCACCACAATAACACTGTTTGGTTGCAGGAATTGTTGTATGCTTCCTTCACTTGGACAATTGCCCTCTTTGAAGCACCTTgaaatttcaaaatttgaaagtgTGGGGATTGTGGGTGCTGAGTTTTATTTTTACGAGAACGATAAATCTTGTGTGGAGACACCACCATTTCAAAAGCTTGAAACTCTTTTGTTTAATTCAATGCCTTGCTGGAAGGAGTGGCGTTCAATGGAGTTGAATGCATTTCCTCGACTTAGGGAGCTTATGATAAGGAAGTGTCCGTCGTTGAGAGGAGATTTGCCCATTCATCTATCATCTTtgcaatcacttaagattgagAAGTGCGATGAGCTGAGTTGTTGTGTTCCAAGGGCACTTGCGATTACCAGGCTTTCAATTTCAGGAAAGCATCTAGTGGGGTCCGTGGTGGAGGCCATTACCAACACGCAACTGATTTGCCTCACTTCTCTACGCATCTCAGATTGTTCCTCCCACATATTGTTTCCGGTGAGTGCTATTCCCCCATCACTACAACAGTTGATGATAAGGCGTTGCAGAAAACTAGAATTCCAAATGGATGGGCAACATCACCCGCTGCAGAAACTATCAATAGAGAACAGCTGTGATTCAGTTACATCCTTCTCGTTGTTGGATTCCTTTCCAAATCTCGTGAGTGTTGAAATCGAAAAATGTGAAAAGATGGAATCAATTGTGGTGTCACGCTCTCTTTCGTCTCTGCGTTTTCTAATTATCAACAATTGTGGGAGTATGAAATCCGTGTCGACGATATGGATGGCCGCACCTCAGCTAGAGCGTCTCTCATTAGTGGGCTGCCCAGAGATCGATTTGTGTGCTCCAGGGGTTCCACACCGTAGCCTCAGATCTCTTTTCATCAGCTGCTGCGAGAAACTAGTGAGCACTGCAGCATTCATGAATTCACAATTTCAAGGGCTTATTCATCTTTGGATTGACGGTGAATGTGAGTGTGTGAAGTGCCTCCCAAAGGAAGGTTGGTTGCCTGCCTCCCTCGAGTCTCTCACACTGTATGGGATTCAAAGTGTGGAGACGTTGGAATGCAAGGGACTTGCTCACCTCACCTCCCTGCAACATTTAACTATTGATGGATGTCCCAAGTTGGAGAATATGGAGGGTGAAATGCTGCCTGCCTCTCTAATAAAACTCAGCGTCTACGAAAGCCCTTTGCTGGGAAATCGATGTGAGAAGAAGGATCCACAGCTTTGGCCCAAAATCTCCCACATCCGCGCTATTAAAGTTGATAGCAGATGGATTTGGTAA
- the LOC130963595 gene encoding uncharacterized protein LOC130963595, translating to MKKKTAPRKSERILLSQKPSTPQTHTHIHIHSTSSSSLSPPSKRTTTMRKKVIAHKSSGRGKNKQPAVEEEEQESHTSPTPSPPPSSPKKTTPGKGSKKDQGFALNDTTEPANLESMEFRDKFRKSHSHFDPSRFNSCTSYEFHKEVVEKRHLCTTYLVSLDNLKNTNIPSLFELLNWKPLLLIKKPVYPGLVREFYANMRLIDGTLHSYVKRVQIALDAETIGAALGFKDEGPRAYMVEKWDTQVGISHKTVLQHICTNLSGLHGTTPTHKALGPVNSLLHRIITHILTPQSGSHNRVTFSDCLILFALVTSTPISFGYIMIRHMWDSVKSTRKANLPYGMFLTGIFEYFKVDLLNEKVENDVSTIRGGGMTKETKGRKSDSEHEGTPESSKTIRSFQQILGEFSNMADMMFRSHKESRKQAYENEKAWKNCKERVNLMLEHLNKDLGEESEGGAEEEDMQFSDD from the coding sequence atgaaaaagaaaaccgcGCCTAGAAAGAGTGAGAGAATCCTTCTTTCTCAGAAACCATCAACACCTCAAACCCACACTCATATCCATATTCATTCAACCTCATCATCGTCTCTCTCCCCACCATCAAAACGAACCACCACCATGAGAAAGAAGGTTATTGCTCACAAGAGCTCAGGCCGAGGAAAGAACAAACAACCTgcagttgaagaagaagagcaagaaTCTCATACCTCTCCtactccttctcctcctccctCATCACCGAAGAAGACAACCCCCGGAAAAGGCTCAAAGAAAGATCAAGGGTTTGCACTAAATGACACAACCGAACCTGCGAACTTGGAATCCATGGAATTCCGAGACAAGTTTCGCAAGTCTCACTCTCACTTTGATCCAAGCAGGTTTAACTCATGCACCTCATATGAGTTCCACAAAGAGGTTGTGGAGAAACGCCATCTGTGCACTACATATCTTGTCAGTCTCGACAATCTCAAGAACACCAACATTCCCTCTCTATTTGAACTTCTCAACTGGAAACCTCTGCTCCTTATCAAAAAGCCAGTGTACCCAGGTCTTGTTCGAGAATTTTATGCTAACATGCGGCTCATCGATGGCACCCTTCATTCCTATGTCAAAAGGGTTCAAATAGCCCTTGATGCTGAGACAATTGGAGCGGCCCTGGGCTTCAAGGATGAAGGACCGCGAGCATACATGGTGGAGAAATGGGACACACAAGTCGGCATTTCTCACAAAACTGTTCTTCAGCACATTTGCACAAACCTTTCCGGATTGCATGGAACCACTCCAACTCACAAAGCTCTTGGACCGGTCAATTCCTTGCTTCACCGCATCATCACTCATATTCTGACTCCCCAAAGCGGCTCACACAACCGAGTAACATTTTCTGACTGTCTCATACTGTTTGCTTTGGTTACCTCTACTCCTATCTCTTTTGGTTATATTATGATTAGACACATGTGGGATTCCGTTAAAAGCACCAGAAAGGCTAATCTGCCTTATGGTATGTTTTTAACTGGAATATTTGAGTACTTTAAAGTTGATTTGTTGAATGAGAAAGTAGAAAACGATGTGTCTACAATCCGTGGTGGAGGCATGACTAAAGAAACCAAAGGGAGAAAATCGGACAGTGAACATGAAGGAACGCCAGAATCTTCCAAAACAATCAGGTCCTTTCAACAGATCTTGGGAGAATTCTCAAACATGGCTGACATGATGTTTCGATCTCATAAAGAATCCCGGAAGCAGGCTTATGAGAAtgagaaagcttggaaaaacTGCAAAGAAAGGGTCAACTTGATGCTGGAACATCTTAACAAGGATTTGGGAGAAGAAAGTGAAGGAGGCGCTGAAGAAGAGGACATGCAATTCTCTGATGATTAG
- the LOC130962198 gene encoding galacturonokinase-like isoform X3, with protein sequence MKIFQLLNLPAIRIQSVEEGACGYDDDDDEQQWPNEAEMVAEVRQRVSNMAGVTNEEVRIVASSYRICPLGAHIDQQKCLPQCLLVTD encoded by the exons ATGAAAATTTTTCAGTTACTGAACTTACCCGCCATTCGAATTCAGAG TGTCGAAGAAGGTGCGTGTGgctatgatgatgatgatgatgaacaaCAATGGCCAAACGAGGCAGAAATG GTAGCTGAAGTGAGACAGAGAGTTTCTAACATGGCAGGGGTTACGAACGAGGAAGTTCGAATTGTGGCATCTTCCTATCGAATTTGTCCTTTAGGGGCTCATATTGATCAGCAG AAATGCCTTCCTCAATGCTTATTGGTCACTGATTGA
- the LOC130962198 gene encoding uncharacterized protein LOC130962198 isoform X2, giving the protein MKIFQLLNLPAIRIQSVEEGACGYDDDDDEQQWPNEAEMVAEVRQRVSNMAGVTNEEVRIVASSYRICPLGAHIDQQEILKSKFGAEMPSSMLIGH; this is encoded by the exons ATGAAAATTTTTCAGTTACTGAACTTACCCGCCATTCGAATTCAGAG TGTCGAAGAAGGTGCGTGTGgctatgatgatgatgatgatgaacaaCAATGGCCAAACGAGGCAGAAATG GTAGCTGAAGTGAGACAGAGAGTTTCTAACATGGCAGGGGTTACGAACGAGGAAGTTCGAATTGTGGCATCTTCCTATCGAATTTGTCCTTTAGGGGCTCATATTGATCAGCAG GAGATTTTGAAGAGCAAGTTCGGTGCAG AAATGCCTTCCTCAATGCTTATTGGTCACTGA
- the LOC130962198 gene encoding uncharacterized protein LOC130962198 isoform X1 — protein sequence MKIFQLLNLPAIRIQSVEEGACGYDDDDDEQQWPNEAEMVAEVRQRVSNMAGVTNEEVRIVASSYRICPLGAHIDQQEILKSKFGAGLSVIIKSCCFLLSILLKFSPHHL from the exons ATGAAAATTTTTCAGTTACTGAACTTACCCGCCATTCGAATTCAGAG TGTCGAAGAAGGTGCGTGTGgctatgatgatgatgatgatgaacaaCAATGGCCAAACGAGGCAGAAATG GTAGCTGAAGTGAGACAGAGAGTTTCTAACATGGCAGGGGTTACGAACGAGGAAGTTCGAATTGTGGCATCTTCCTATCGAATTTGTCCTTTAGGGGCTCATATTGATCAGCAG GAGATTTTGAAGAGCAAGTTCGGTGCAGGTTTATCAGTGATCATAAAGTCTTGTTGTTTTCTCTTAAGTATTTTGTTGAAGTTTTCACCCCATCACTTGTAA